The Takifugu rubripes chromosome 7, fTakRub1.2, whole genome shotgun sequence genome has a segment encoding these proteins:
- the ccr2 gene encoding C-C chemokine receptor type 2: MSEASFEDYYNGDNFMLCNETAVRPFGKVFLPTLYSLVFIVGFAGNSLVLCVLMKHWNQANLTDISLFNLALSDLLFVLTLPFYAHYAVAGEWPFGDFMCRFTSVFHRTGFFSSIFFMIFMTLDRYVVIMHALTVARYRTLRTGVIVSIVVWLLSFTVSLPSLIFTQVTNSSYGTGCRYMPDNDIWEDYNLFAMNIFGLVLPLLIMIACYARIIPRLVNMRSTKRHRVIRLIICIVLAFFLFWTPYNIYLFLFFLNNKGKLGGEVCKVEENLKLTGTVTETFAYTHCCLNPVIYAFIGEKFIKRVLNLLKSWFPSLRSVLARDLSENSRRKSSVMSQSSEVTSTFIS; this comes from the exons ATGTCAG AGGCGAGCTTTGAGGATTATTACAATGGAGACAACTTCATGCTCTGCAACGAAACTGCTGTGAGACCTTTTGGAAAGGTGTTCCTGCCAACCCTCTACAGTTTGGTATTCATTGTTGGATTTGCAG GCAACAGTTTAGTCCTGTGTGTTCTGATGAAGCATTGGAACCAGGCCAACCTGACAGACATCAGCCTTTTCAACCTTGccctctctgacctcctcttTGTCCTAACGTTGCCTTTCTACGCTCACTACGCTGTGGCCGGCGAGTGGCCCTTCGGGGACTTCATGTGCCGTTTCACCTCTGTCTTCCACCGCACAGGGTTCTTCAGTAGCATCTTCTTTATGATTTTCATGACTCTAGACCGATACGTGGTCATCATGCACGCCCTCACAGTGGCACGATATCGCACGCTGAGGACAGGTGTAATTGTGTCCATAGTGGTCTGGTTGCTGAGCTTCACTGTCTCGCTCCCATCTTTAATCTTCACTCAGGTGACAAATTCGTCTTATGGGACTGGCTGTAGATACATGCCAGACAACGATATCTGGGAAGATTATAACCTATTTGCAATGAATATATTTGGGCTTGTGTTACCACTGCTTATAATGATAGCATGTTACGCAAGAATTATACCCAGATTGGTGAATATGAGGAGCACAAAGAGGCACCGTGTCATCAGGTTGATCATCTGCATTGTGCTGGCTTTTTTCTTATTCTGGACCCCCTATAATATTTaccttttcttgtttttcctcaATAACAAAGGCAAACTTGGCGGAGAAGTGTGCAAAGTAGAGGAAAATTTAAAGCTGACCGGAACTGTGACTGAGACATTTGCCtacacacactgctgcctcAACCCCGTCATATACGCCTTTATCGGAGAAAAGTTCATAAAACGTGTGCTGAACCTCTTGAAGAGCTGGTTTCCTTCTCTTCGTTCTGTCTTGGCCAGAGATCTCTCAGAGAACTCCCGCAGGAAGAGCTCTGTAATGTCTCAGTCCTCTGAAGTCACCTCCACTTTCATCAGTTAG
- the LOC101071120 gene encoding C-C chemokine receptor type 4 yields the protein MNTTTDDPTLYTDMYDYDYNSTCDQDPNPVLSDTVLQCFYYVVFCFGLIGNSTVVWVLLKFIKLKTMADICLLNLALSDLIFAVSLPLWAFNSQSLALCKLMTGIYQLGFYSGTLFVTLMSLDRYVAIVHAVTSLRNRTLRIGIIASVMIWATSVIIAAPHVKFASLEIDPVYNLSQCQPLYPEETHESWKMWRNLSENIVGLFVCLPIMIFCYIKILIVLFMARNSKKDRAIKLIFAIVCVFLMCWVPYNIMVFLQTLQIFEILTSCSASRSISSSMSVAELIALSHCCLNPIIYAFAGEKFRRSLAKVLGRHLGCYQNRATFSHRNTTDKETSNTPVRSDY from the exons ATGAACACCACCACGGATGATCCCACATTGTACACAGACATGTATGACTACGATTACAACTCCACGTGTGATCAAGATCCAAACCCTGTGTTGTCTGACACAGTCTTGCAGTGTTTTTACTACGTGGTGTTTTGCTTCGGCCTCATCG GCAACAGTACAGTGGTCTGGGTTCTCCTAAAATTCATTAAGCTGAAGACTATGGCGGACATATGTCTCCTCAACCTGGCTCTCTCAGACCTCATATTtgctgtttctcttcctctttgggCCTTCAATTCCCAAAGTCTGGCATTGTGTAAACTGATGACAGGAATCTATCAG TTGGGGTTCTACAGCGGGACTTTATTTGTGACTCTCATGAGTCTGGACCGCTACGTAGCCATCGTCCATGCTGTTACGTCCCTTCGCAACCGCACACTTCGCATTGGAATCATCGCCAGCGTCATGATCTGGGCCACATCTGTCATCATCGCAGCTCCTCACGTTAAATTTGCCTCCCTGGAGATAGATCCAGTATATAACCTCTCCCAGTGCCAGCCACTCTATCCGGAAGAGACCCACGAATCTTGGAAGATGTGGCGAAACCTCAGTGAGAACATCGTGGGCCTCTTTGTCTGCCTCCCCATCATGATTTTTTGTTACATCAAAATCCTTATTGTGCTTTTCATGGCCAGGAATTCCAAAAAGGACAGAGCTATAAAGCTAATATTTGccatagtgtgtgtgttcttgatgTGCTGGGTGCCCTATAACATCATGGTTTTCCTTCAGACTCTGCAGATCTTTGAAATTCTGACTTCCTGCAGCGCCTCGAGAAGCATCAGCTCCAGCATGAGTGTTGCTGAGCTCATTGCACTGTCCCACTGTTGTTTGAATCCCATCATCTACGCATTCGCAGGGGAGAAGTTTCGGAGGTCACTGGCGAAAGTTTTGGGTAGACATCTTGGTTGTTACCAGAACAGGGCTACTTTCAGTCACAGAAACACCACCGACAAAGAGACTTCAAACACACCTGTAAGATCAGATTATTAA
- the ccr8.2 gene encoding C-C chemokine receptor type 4 isoform X1, translating into MNSVLNRQLEMAADTTTVANFTRMGELETAEEITSPTTSFNGTFPNTTEYNYYDYNDHDYGMCMYERHGAKFLPVLYSLFFLFGLLGNLLVLWVIIFGTRLRSMTDVCLLNLAVADLLLVCTLPFMAHQALDQWVFGDALCKIILGVFTISFYCGIFFISLMSIDRYLAVVHAVYAIRARTRSFGITAAAVVWMAGILASFPELMFLKLQDVKSNPFCFPEYPPATSDNANPHFWSVFSLLKMNILGLFLPIAIMLFCYSQIIWRLCHSHSSKKQAIRLILVVVAVFLFCWVPYNIASFFKALELLGIYADCDFSKGIRSSLVITECIAYCHSCLNPLLYVFVGEKFRRHLLRMIYRTPCRICQVVKACLPQERIQGSVYSQTTSLDERSTAV; encoded by the exons ATGAATTCTGTGCTCAACAGGCAGCTGGAGATGGCCGCGGACACCACAACTGTTGCTAATTTCACAAGAATGGGCGAGCTTGAGACTGCAGAGGAAATAACAAG tcCTACTACATCTTTTAATGGCACCTTCCCAAACACCACGGAGTACAACTACTACGACTATAATGACCATGATTATGGGATGTGTATGTATGAGCGTCATGGAGCCAAGTTTCTTCCTGTCCTGTATTCCCTGTTCTTCCTCTTTGGTCTCCTGGGAAACCTGCTGGTCCTCTGGGTCATCATTTTTGGCACACGACTCCGCAGCATGACCGATGTCTGTCTCCTTAACTTGGCTGTAGCAGATCTTCTCCTGGTGTGCACACTCCCTTTCATGGCCCACCAAGCGTTGGATCAGTGGGTGTTTGGGGATGCTCTGTGCAAAATAATCCTGGGCGTTTTCACCATTTCTTTTTACTGCGGGATCTTCTTTATAAGCTTGATGAGCATTGACCGCTACTTGGCTGTGGTGCACGCAGTGTACGCCATAAGAGCAAGGACAAGATCTTTTGGaataactgctgctgctgttgtgtggaTGGCTGGAATTTTGGCATCATTTCCCGAGCTGATGTTTCTCAAACTGCAGGACGTCAAGTCAAATCCCTTCTGCTTTCCAGAATATCCACCAGCTACGTCCGATAATGCAAATCCTCACTTCTGGAGTGTCTTcagtcttttaaaaatgaacatacTGGGGCTATTTTTACCAATTGCTATCATGCTATTTTGCTACTCACAGATAATCTGGAGACTTTGCCACAGCCACTCATCTAAGAAACAAGCAATCCGGTTAATTCTTGTTGTGGTGGCTGTCTTCCTGTTCTGCTGGGTTCCCTACAACATTGCATCCTTCTTTAAAGCACTGGAGCTGTTGGGCATCTACGCAGATTGTGACTTCAGCAAGGGCATTAGGTCGTCGCTGGTAATCACCGAGTGCATCGCATACTGTCACAGCTGCCTCAACCCCCTCTTGTACGTTTTTGTTGGAGAGAAGTTTAGGAGGCACCTTCTGAGGATGATCTACCGGACACCCTGCAGGATCTGTCAAGTCGTCAAGGCATGCTTGCCTCAGGAGAGGATCCAGGGATCGGTTTACTCGCAGACCACCAGTCTGGATGAGAGGAGTACTGCCGTGTGA
- the ccr8.2 gene encoding C-C chemokine receptor type 4 isoform X2: protein MAADTTTVANFTRMGELETAEEITSPTTSFNGTFPNTTEYNYYDYNDHDYGMCMYERHGAKFLPVLYSLFFLFGLLGNLLVLWVIIFGTRLRSMTDVCLLNLAVADLLLVCTLPFMAHQALDQWVFGDALCKIILGVFTISFYCGIFFISLMSIDRYLAVVHAVYAIRARTRSFGITAAAVVWMAGILASFPELMFLKLQDVKSNPFCFPEYPPATSDNANPHFWSVFSLLKMNILGLFLPIAIMLFCYSQIIWRLCHSHSSKKQAIRLILVVVAVFLFCWVPYNIASFFKALELLGIYADCDFSKGIRSSLVITECIAYCHSCLNPLLYVFVGEKFRRHLLRMIYRTPCRICQVVKACLPQERIQGSVYSQTTSLDERSTAV from the exons ATGGCCGCGGACACCACAACTGTTGCTAATTTCACAAGAATGGGCGAGCTTGAGACTGCAGAGGAAATAACAAG tcCTACTACATCTTTTAATGGCACCTTCCCAAACACCACGGAGTACAACTACTACGACTATAATGACCATGATTATGGGATGTGTATGTATGAGCGTCATGGAGCCAAGTTTCTTCCTGTCCTGTATTCCCTGTTCTTCCTCTTTGGTCTCCTGGGAAACCTGCTGGTCCTCTGGGTCATCATTTTTGGCACACGACTCCGCAGCATGACCGATGTCTGTCTCCTTAACTTGGCTGTAGCAGATCTTCTCCTGGTGTGCACACTCCCTTTCATGGCCCACCAAGCGTTGGATCAGTGGGTGTTTGGGGATGCTCTGTGCAAAATAATCCTGGGCGTTTTCACCATTTCTTTTTACTGCGGGATCTTCTTTATAAGCTTGATGAGCATTGACCGCTACTTGGCTGTGGTGCACGCAGTGTACGCCATAAGAGCAAGGACAAGATCTTTTGGaataactgctgctgctgttgtgtggaTGGCTGGAATTTTGGCATCATTTCCCGAGCTGATGTTTCTCAAACTGCAGGACGTCAAGTCAAATCCCTTCTGCTTTCCAGAATATCCACCAGCTACGTCCGATAATGCAAATCCTCACTTCTGGAGTGTCTTcagtcttttaaaaatgaacatacTGGGGCTATTTTTACCAATTGCTATCATGCTATTTTGCTACTCACAGATAATCTGGAGACTTTGCCACAGCCACTCATCTAAGAAACAAGCAATCCGGTTAATTCTTGTTGTGGTGGCTGTCTTCCTGTTCTGCTGGGTTCCCTACAACATTGCATCCTTCTTTAAAGCACTGGAGCTGTTGGGCATCTACGCAGATTGTGACTTCAGCAAGGGCATTAGGTCGTCGCTGGTAATCACCGAGTGCATCGCATACTGTCACAGCTGCCTCAACCCCCTCTTGTACGTTTTTGTTGGAGAGAAGTTTAGGAGGCACCTTCTGAGGATGATCTACCGGACACCCTGCAGGATCTGTCAAGTCGTCAAGGCATGCTTGCCTCAGGAGAGGATCCAGGGATCGGTTTACTCGCAGACCACCAGTCTGGATGAGAGGAGTACTGCCGTGTGA